One Tepidanaerobacter syntrophicus DNA segment encodes these proteins:
- a CDS encoding cupin domain-containing protein, producing the protein MKINNIFDITGTKFPAGRLTRVMVGPGAPIEAEGFVMGYVTIFPQGSVPLHLHHQEEVYVILRGNGKIHVNDETADIKAGDYIYIDSDSTHLLENTSNEDMIMLFCYSPKGIVEHWQEELEGK; encoded by the coding sequence GTGAAGATAAACAATATCTTTGATATTACAGGCACAAAGTTTCCGGCAGGAAGGCTTACTCGGGTAATGGTAGGTCCCGGAGCTCCGATAGAGGCGGAAGGCTTTGTAATGGGTTATGTGACGATTTTCCCTCAAGGTTCTGTTCCCCTTCACCTGCATCATCAAGAAGAAGTATATGTTATATTAAGGGGAAATGGCAAAATACACGTAAATGATGAAACCGCTGATATAAAAGCCGGAGACTATATCTACATTGACTCCGATTCTACCCATCTTCTGGAAAATACCTCAAACGAAGACATGATAATGCTGTTTTGCTATTCTCCAAAAGGAATAGTTGAACACTGGCAAGAAGAACTTGAAGGAAAATAG